One window from the genome of Pedobacter schmidteae encodes:
- a CDS encoding putative Ig domain-containing protein: MKKALLFLLFLFPLFFLFASLTEIKAQTVMVAGDMAVIRYNEDTGVDGFSAVTLVALESGTTFYVTDQGWRGSFGWSGNDEMHASLTLTAAVSAGTVFHFDKNGNSLDVRINNASAIAYNLPSTRDLNYAGGDQAIIYQGSKATPTFITGLNSTDHGELTGHGFGTSDPTTKWASENTNLTAINLDGAQTSRLPQGLTNGVNAISLFYLGTLESSVTLQNAYYSGTLNGTKAQLSAAINNRANWTFPDAEATRANVGAVATGAFSVTGAAVALSTSPTLTFTDGTGLNTKATDGTGGSTSISDLDLEIFGGNKTTGAILSGPNMEWHNATWFASSNGFTGITPNSAAVTTNGFEALVIKSSSQASNFALNSLRIIDWGGVSPVMIAAYDGGTLRGSIELALPNDGTAVIANQTSPLTSIFNNVDEVRIYSKSGANIWVGVNDINVGPAIIDVTPPTVTSLTRENVSPNNLTSVTFSVFFSEAVTGVDLNDFATVGLPATVQSVAGLPGNRYNITVNNISGSGNLGLNLKASGTGITDLAGNSISGGYTGPVYVIDQTAPAAPVVIMPANGSSVNLLRPAISGTAEINSKISVIIDGNTINNAATADASGNWSYTPVVDLAQSAHTVSAAAVDAVGNLSPQSNTNTFTVALIPTIVVNPATVPGATVGVAYNQTFTGSGGTAAYTFAVSAGTLPAGLSLDATTGALTGMPIAAGTFNFTVRATDAAAFAGTRPYTLVVAPPVTVVAPATLPNGTVAVSYNQNITASGGIAGYTYTVTAGALPPGLTLSTAGVLSGTPTGGGTFNFTLTARGSSTGTGAPHTGSRAYALAIAPPTVVLPASNLTNGNVGTAYNRILNVANGGTAPYSYAVTAGALPPGMLLSTGGVLSGIPTTVGNFNFAVTATDSSSDNGPYSSAPRGYSLIIAAPTIAVNPSTIPGAMVGAAYSQTFTGSGGTGPYTFLITAGALPAGLSLNGTTGALTGTPTAAGGFNFTLTAADNFNFTGSQPYTLTVAPPIIVVAPTTLPNGAVAASYNQNITASGGIATYTYAVTAGSLPPGLTLSATGVLSGTPTAGGTFNFTLRAMDSSTGLSAPHTGSMAYALVIAPPTISLPATNLANGNAGAAYSQALNAANGGTAPYSYAVTTGALPAGMTLSAGGVLSGTPTASGTFNFAVTATDSSTGTGPFSSAPRGYSLTLNNPIVIDPASLPDPVYAQSYNQSLNATGGTAPYNYSLTTGALPIGISFSSGGVLSGVPRSTGNFSITVKVTDHIGVSLSKVYTFSIAAPVIAISPAALPDPVLGEAYNQSLSSSGGISPYTYALVSGAIPIGMSFSSAGVISGTPLSAGSFSFVVRSTDDAGANNSKTYTLNIVAPVMAISPATLPGVTVGNAYSQSLSTSGGIGPYAYSIRSGALPIGLAFSSVGVLSGLPTTKGTYTFTVRSTDSSIGNGPYSTDKTYSISVAGKTQTITMAATATATYGDADVDPGATSDSGLPVTYTSSDPTIATIVGGKVHIIAAGQVSIFANQAGDVSFDAAAQQSQTLTINKAQLSYVANAASKVYGAANPVLSGVITGFKYADNLAGSTSGTASFGTTANATSGVGSYAITGSGLTAANYTLVQAAANATAFLITPKGLTITADNKEKFAGTANPVLTVSYNGFVNSETSTVLTAQPVLNTTASLNSPIGDYPITASGAAAANYAISYVAGNLKIKPGAPTNISLAAVTLYENSVTGTSAGTLSSTSDDPSATFSYTLVAGTGDTDNALFAISGNKINTAAALNYENKAVYKVRVRSTTQNALWLEKELSINLSDVNEAPTLAAVSDQAICFTTSAQTVALSGISAGPETAQTTALSVSSNNAALFESLTVSGSGATGTLNYRIKAGALAGTAVVTVTVKDNGGTANGGVDSYSRTFMLTVNALPVVAISSDKGVQISKGETAVLTASGGSTYLWADAIGITGGKNAAVLTVRPDRTTTYTVTAINGSGCSQSQTFTITVLEDFAKVKANNILTPNNDGYNDKWVIENIDFYPNNQVKVFDKAGRLIYGKSGYDNSWDGTLNGMPLAEGTYYYVLDFGNRTRVFKGYITIVRND, translated from the coding sequence ATGAAAAAAGCTCTGCTCTTTTTACTTTTTCTATTTCCGTTATTTTTCCTGTTTGCCAGCCTTACGGAGATTAAAGCACAAACTGTAATGGTTGCCGGCGATATGGCGGTAATCAGATATAATGAGGATACCGGTGTTGACGGTTTTTCAGCTGTTACCCTTGTCGCCCTAGAGTCAGGAACAACATTTTATGTCACCGATCAAGGCTGGAGGGGATCTTTTGGCTGGTCGGGTAATGACGAAATGCATGCTTCGTTGACGCTTACCGCCGCGGTGTCTGCAGGTACTGTTTTTCATTTTGATAAAAACGGAAATTCACTTGATGTAAGAATAAACAATGCCTCGGCAATAGCATATAACCTGCCATCTACGCGCGACCTAAACTATGCCGGGGGTGATCAGGCTATTATATATCAAGGAAGTAAGGCTACGCCCACCTTTATCACAGGGCTCAATTCCACTGATCATGGCGAACTCACCGGTCATGGATTTGGAACAAGTGATCCGACAACGAAATGGGCATCAGAAAATACGAATCTGACTGCTATTAATCTAGATGGTGCACAGACGTCGAGATTGCCTCAAGGACTGACAAACGGGGTGAACGCCATTTCTCTTTTTTATCTGGGGACTTTGGAGAGTTCTGTAACCCTGCAAAACGCATATTACTCTGGTACTTTAAATGGTACAAAAGCGCAGTTAAGTGCAGCAATAAATAACAGGGCCAATTGGACTTTTCCGGATGCTGAAGCAACCCGGGCGAATGTAGGCGCAGTGGCTACGGGAGCTTTCTCCGTGACGGGAGCGGCGGTGGCATTATCTACATCTCCAACCCTCACTTTTACGGATGGCACCGGGCTGAATACGAAAGCAACTGACGGGACAGGTGGTTCAACATCGATCTCGGACTTAGACCTGGAAATATTTGGAGGAAACAAAACCACCGGCGCCATACTTTCCGGACCAAATATGGAATGGCATAATGCTACATGGTTTGCCTCATCAAATGGCTTTACCGGAATAACACCAAATTCTGCGGCTGTTACTACAAATGGATTTGAAGCCCTGGTCATTAAAAGCTCCTCACAAGCCAGCAATTTTGCTTTGAACTCTTTAAGAATTATTGATTGGGGTGGTGTAAGTCCGGTAATGATAGCGGCTTATGACGGGGGGACCTTGCGAGGCAGTATTGAGCTAGCTTTGCCAAACGACGGAACCGCAGTTATTGCAAACCAAACTTCTCCGCTAACCAGCATATTCAACAATGTTGACGAAGTCCGTATTTATTCCAAATCAGGAGCTAACATCTGGGTCGGTGTAAACGATATTAATGTGGGGCCGGCGATAATAGATGTTACACCACCCACTGTTACCTCCCTGACACGGGAAAATGTTTCACCTAACAATTTAACTTCAGTTACATTTAGTGTATTTTTCTCAGAAGCGGTTACAGGTGTTGATTTAAATGATTTTGCTACTGTCGGACTTCCTGCAACGGTACAAAGTGTCGCAGGTCTTCCGGGCAACAGATATAATATTACAGTAAACAATATTTCAGGTTCGGGCAACCTGGGGTTAAACCTTAAGGCCAGCGGTACGGGTATTACTGATTTGGCTGGAAATTCTATCAGTGGCGGATATACCGGCCCGGTTTATGTTATTGATCAGACAGCTCCTGCAGCTCCTGTTGTCATTATGCCTGCAAATGGCTCTTCCGTAAACTTATTAAGGCCAGCAATTAGCGGTACAGCGGAGATAAATAGTAAGATCAGCGTTATTATTGATGGCAATACCATAAACAATGCAGCTACAGCAGATGCATCAGGCAACTGGAGTTATACACCGGTAGTTGACCTGGCCCAAAGTGCACATACGGTAAGTGCCGCAGCAGTTGACGCGGTAGGTAATTTGAGCCCACAGAGCAATACCAATACTTTTACGGTTGCTTTGATACCAACGATAGTGGTTAATCCGGCTACGGTACCAGGTGCAACGGTAGGTGTAGCTTACAACCAAACCTTTACCGGCAGTGGCGGTACGGCGGCATATACATTTGCAGTAAGTGCCGGGACTTTGCCCGCAGGTTTGTCCCTTGATGCAACAACAGGTGCGCTCACAGGTATGCCTATAGCTGCCGGAACGTTTAATTTTACTGTAAGGGCTACTGATGCTGCTGCCTTTGCGGGTACAAGGCCTTACACCCTGGTTGTAGCCCCACCGGTTACTGTAGTTGCGCCTGCAACATTGCCGAATGGTACTGTTGCTGTCTCGTATAACCAAAACATTACTGCAAGCGGAGGTATTGCAGGGTACACCTATACGGTAACAGCCGGGGCCCTGCCTCCGGGTTTAACATTAAGCACGGCAGGAGTTTTATCAGGAACGCCTACCGGCGGGGGTACTTTTAACTTTACCTTAACGGCCAGGGGCAGTTCTACGGGTACTGGCGCTCCCCATACGGGTTCAAGGGCTTATGCTTTAGCTATTGCTCCACCAACTGTTGTATTGCCTGCTTCTAACCTGACAAATGGAAATGTGGGAACGGCCTACAACCGGATTTTAAACGTTGCAAACGGCGGAACAGCACCTTATAGTTATGCCGTAACAGCAGGGGCTTTGCCGCCAGGTATGTTGTTAAGCACCGGCGGTGTACTCTCCGGGATTCCTACGACAGTCGGAAATTTCAACTTTGCGGTTACCGCTACAGATTCATCAAGCGATAACGGGCCGTACTCCAGTGCGCCGAGAGGTTATTCGTTGATCATTGCAGCACCGACAATTGCGGTAAACCCTTCAACTATACCAGGTGCAATGGTAGGTGCAGCTTACAGTCAGACCTTTACCGGCAGTGGCGGTACCGGCCCTTATACATTTTTGATAACTGCCGGGGCCTTGCCTGCAGGTTTGTCTCTTAATGGAACAACAGGTGCACTAACCGGTACACCTACAGCCGCCGGAGGCTTTAACTTTACGTTAACGGCTGCCGATAATTTTAATTTTACAGGTAGCCAACCTTATACCCTGACTGTAGCCCCGCCAATTATTGTGGTTGCGCCCACAACGCTGCCTAATGGCGCAGTTGCTGCCTCGTACAATCAAAACATTACTGCAAGCGGAGGTATTGCAACGTATACTTATGCGGTAACAGCCGGGTCCCTGCCTCCAGGTTTAACATTAAGTGCGACAGGGGTTTTATCAGGAACACCTACTGCCGGAGGCACCTTTAACTTTACTTTAAGGGCTATGGATAGTTCTACGGGGCTTAGCGCTCCCCATACGGGGTCAATGGCTTATGCTTTGGTTATTGCTCCACCAACAATTTCATTGCCTGCTACCAACCTGGCCAATGGAAATGCCGGAGCAGCCTACAGCCAGGCTTTAAATGCTGCAAACGGCGGAACAGCGCCTTATAGTTATGCCGTAACAACAGGGGCTTTGCCGGCAGGTATGACATTAAGTGCCGGCGGTGTACTTTCGGGAACCCCAACTGCCAGCGGAACTTTCAACTTTGCAGTTACCGCTACCGATTCATCAACCGGGACGGGGCCATTCTCGAGTGCCCCCAGAGGTTATTCACTGACCCTTAATAACCCCATTGTGATTGATCCGGCCAGCCTGCCCGATCCGGTGTATGCGCAGAGCTACAATCAAAGTCTTAATGCAACGGGTGGAACAGCACCTTATAACTACAGCCTTACGACGGGCGCACTGCCTATAGGGATCTCTTTCAGTTCAGGGGGTGTGTTATCCGGTGTGCCAAGATCTACAGGCAATTTTTCTATCACCGTTAAGGTGACAGATCATATAGGTGTTTCCTTATCAAAAGTATATACCTTTAGCATTGCTGCGCCTGTAATTGCGATTAGCCCGGCGGCCCTGCCTGATCCTGTATTGGGTGAGGCTTATAACCAGTCGCTGTCTTCTTCAGGGGGTATTAGCCCATATACCTATGCACTTGTATCGGGAGCCATTCCTATAGGGATGTCATTTAGCAGTGCAGGTGTCATAAGTGGAACACCTTTATCGGCCGGGAGTTTTTCATTTGTAGTGAGAAGTACAGATGATGCCGGAGCGAATAATTCAAAGACATATACCTTAAATATTGTAGCACCGGTAATGGCCATTTCACCAGCAACTTTGCCGGGGGTAACAGTTGGCAATGCCTACAGCCAGAGTTTAAGTACAAGTGGAGGTATTGGTCCGTATGCTTACAGTATCCGGTCGGGGGCTTTGCCAATAGGGCTGGCGTTTAGCAGTGTCGGAGTTTTAAGCGGTTTACCTACTACCAAAGGGACTTATACCTTTACTGTTCGCAGCACAGACTCATCTATAGGCAACGGCCCGTACAGTACCGATAAAACCTATAGTATTTCGGTTGCAGGCAAAACTCAGACCATTACCATGGCTGCTACCGCCACGGCAACTTACGGCGATGCAGATGTTGACCCGGGAGCTACAAGCGATAGCGGGCTGCCCGTAACCTATACCAGCAGCGACCCGACCATAGCCACTATTGTGGGTGGAAAAGTACATATTATTGCTGCGGGACAGGTCAGTATTTTTGCCAACCAGGCGGGGGATGTTAGCTTTGATGCAGCTGCACAGCAGTCGCAGACCCTTACCATCAACAAAGCACAGCTTAGCTATGTAGCTAATGCGGCCAGCAAAGTATATGGCGCTGCAAACCCTGTATTAAGTGGCGTAATAACAGGCTTTAAATATGCTGATAACCTGGCCGGATCGACCAGCGGTACAGCCAGCTTTGGCACTACTGCCAATGCTACCAGCGGGGTGGGCAGCTATGCGATAACCGGATCGGGCCTTACTGCAGCCAATTATACGTTGGTACAGGCGGCCGCAAATGCTACCGCATTCCTCATCACGCCTAAAGGCCTGACCATTACCGCCGACAATAAGGAGAAATTTGCAGGCACAGCCAACCCGGTTCTGACGGTAAGCTACAACGGTTTTGTAAATAGTGAAACCAGCACGGTACTGACGGCCCAGCCTGTTTTAAATACGACAGCCAGCCTGAACAGCCCGATAGGGGATTACCCGATTACGGCCAGCGGTGCGGCCGCAGCCAACTATGCGATCAGCTACGTGGCCGGTAATTTAAAAATTAAACCCGGTGCACCTACCAACATCAGCCTTGCTGCAGTTACACTTTATGAAAACAGTGTGACAGGTACCAGTGCCGGTACTTTGAGCAGTACTTCAGATGATCCATCGGCGACCTTTAGTTACACCCTGGTTGCAGGTACCGGCGATACAGACAATGCGTTGTTTGCCATCAGTGGCAATAAAATCAATACCGCTGCTGCACTGAATTATGAAAATAAAGCGGTTTATAAAGTGAGAGTTCGTTCGACTACGCAGAATGCACTTTGGCTGGAAAAAGAGCTGAGTATTAACCTTTCGGATGTTAACGAGGCGCCTACATTGGCGGCGGTAAGTGATCAGGCGATCTGTTTTACGACTTCGGCCCAGACAGTGGCTTTAAGCGGAATAAGCGCAGGACCTGAAACGGCACAGACTACTGCTTTAAGTGTAAGCAGCAACAATGCGGCATTGTTTGAGAGTTTAACAGTTAGCGGCAGTGGGGCTACGGGAACACTGAATTACCGCATTAAAGCGGGTGCTTTGGCTGGTACAGCTGTGGTTACCGTGACAGTGAAAGACAACGGCGGAACGGCTAATGGTGGCGTGGACAGTTACAGCAGGACTTTTATGCTTACGGTAAATGCTTTGCCTGTGGTTGCGATCAGCAGTGATAAAGGTGTGCAGATCAGTAAAGGCGAAACTGCGGTATTGACTGCCAGTGGTGGAAGTACTTATCTCTGGGCGGATGCTATTGGCATCACTGGTGGAAAAAATGCGGCTGTGCTTACAGTAAGGCCTGACCGCACAACGACTTATACGGTAACGGCGATCAATGGCAGCGGATGTAGCCAAAGCCAGACTTTTACCATAACTGTGCTGGAAGATTTTGCCAAGGTGAAGGCAAACAATATCCTGACGCCGAATAACGACGGATATAACGACAAATGGGTAATTGAGAACATTGATTTTTATCCGAATAACCAGGTGAAAGTTTTTGATAAGGCGGGTCGTTTGATTTATGGTAAGTCGGGGTATGACAACAGCTGGGACGGGACTTTGAACGGGATGCCGCTGGCTGAGGGTACTTATTATTATGTCCTTGATTTCGGTAACCGGACAAGGGTGTTTAAGGGCTATATTACTATAGTGAGGAACGATTAA
- a CDS encoding TlpA disulfide reductase family protein — protein MKQKIAFALVMFAGVLSAQAQNYSIKGTLEGQGNEKITLRGVNGEISVIAKNNSFELTGEAADEPFVTIINTSLDRNLYLGGGKSGMYQPSLPLEIVISRGAKLTVTGKALDINKASVTGDALNESFTLFRKSEEPLVNEMDALRRQLVETRIMGIKEGMNEIGKKMLENRQAMAASRKNFIKTHPDAFASIYYLSVTAKEYKTAELEAAYNGLSSTYKNTRYARGIVAKIEAAKNADAGGPAPDFTKPDVNGKPVSLSQFRGKYVLLDFWGSWCGPCRAANPHLKELYAKYASKGFEILGIASEKVSGQAQAEKVWKEAIEKDGLTWTNVLNNEMSMKVDLVQLYNIEGYPTQILLDKEGKVIGRWLGAAGKPLDEQLKSIFND, from the coding sequence ATGAAACAAAAAATCGCATTTGCACTGGTAATGTTTGCCGGCGTTTTATCTGCCCAGGCTCAGAACTATAGTATCAAAGGAACCTTGGAAGGACAAGGGAACGAGAAAATAACTTTAAGGGGAGTAAATGGTGAAATTAGCGTGATAGCTAAAAACAACAGCTTTGAATTGACAGGAGAAGCTGCAGATGAACCATTTGTAACGATAATAAACACCAGTTTAGACCGCAACCTGTATTTAGGAGGTGGTAAGAGTGGAATGTATCAACCTTCATTGCCCTTGGAAATCGTGATTTCCAGGGGAGCCAAATTAACAGTTACCGGTAAAGCACTGGATATCAACAAAGCTTCAGTTACAGGAGATGCCTTAAATGAAAGCTTTACCCTGTTCAGAAAATCTGAAGAACCTTTGGTTAACGAAATGGATGCTTTACGCCGGCAGCTGGTAGAAACCAGAATTATGGGCATTAAAGAGGGGATGAATGAGATCGGCAAAAAGATGCTTGAAAACAGACAGGCTATGGCAGCCTCACGAAAAAACTTCATCAAAACTCATCCTGATGCATTTGCAAGCATTTACTATTTGTCGGTTACGGCTAAAGAATACAAAACCGCAGAATTGGAAGCTGCTTACAATGGCCTTTCGTCAACCTATAAAAACACCCGTTATGCAAGGGGTATTGTAGCTAAAATTGAGGCAGCAAAAAATGCTGATGCCGGTGGCCCGGCACCTGACTTTACAAAACCCGATGTAAATGGCAAACCGGTTAGCTTATCGCAATTCAGAGGTAAATACGTGTTGTTGGATTTCTGGGGTAGCTGGTGTGGGCCTTGCCGCGCTGCCAATCCACATTTAAAAGAACTCTATGCCAAATATGCTTCAAAAGGGTTTGAAATATTAGGTATAGCCAGTGAAAAGGTAAGCGGACAGGCACAGGCAGAGAAGGTTTGGAAAGAAGCAATTGAAAAAGACGGCTTAACCTGGACCAATGTGTTGAACAATGAAATGTCGATGAAAGTTGATCTGGTCCAGTTGTACAATATAGAAGGATACCCAACGCAAATTTTACTGGATAAAGAAGGTAAAGTGATAGGCAGGTGGCTGGGTGCCGCAGGCAAACCACTGGATGAGCAATTGAAATCAATTTTTAATGATTAA
- a CDS encoding TlpA disulfide reductase family protein, whose product MYALLVGLIAITAAPAFAQLNKGISVKGKVQFQNPEMFKKYNMVWLYKGIGKDRKAVDSVKVNADGTFSLNVKPKTSGLYQLDILKWQTASFWSDQDVYVNARGYDTARTKTKNSGFVEIETKSRQTQLINTALHQKYIADKEMDILSGEMIAARNFIKKDTSWYNYLRNNGLIVRKDQFELLKLKQLIKANQGNPALVYLLSMLPREKDPEFFSAQLSNLMVQYPQLEEARQLKKEFLAQNAIKNALKTGSPIPHIAYNDPNGNKVDINSFKGKYVLIDFWASWCGPCRKAIPEIKELYSLYKAQGFDVLSVSIDTDNAAWRKAMSEENMPWQQVLSPDKNQTMASFMIVGIPTLYLIDREGKIVDKYTGFSSKLKTQLREIFKEKT is encoded by the coding sequence ATGTACGCATTACTTGTAGGGCTTATTGCAATTACAGCCGCTCCGGCATTTGCGCAGTTGAACAAAGGTATCTCAGTGAAAGGCAAAGTGCAGTTCCAAAATCCGGAAATGTTCAAAAAATATAATATGGTTTGGCTTTACAAGGGAATCGGGAAAGACAGAAAAGCTGTGGATTCGGTTAAAGTAAATGCCGATGGAACTTTCAGTTTAAATGTGAAACCGAAAACATCGGGACTATATCAATTGGACATTCTGAAATGGCAAACCGCATCCTTCTGGTCTGACCAGGATGTATATGTAAATGCGCGTGGTTATGATACTGCCAGAACCAAAACCAAGAATTCAGGTTTTGTAGAGATCGAGACCAAATCGCGCCAAACGCAATTGATCAATACCGCATTGCATCAAAAATATATTGCCGATAAGGAAATGGATATACTAAGCGGGGAAATGATTGCGGCGAGAAATTTTATAAAAAAAGATACCTCCTGGTACAACTATTTGAGAAATAATGGTTTGATTGTGAGGAAAGACCAATTCGAGCTTTTGAAATTGAAACAATTGATCAAAGCCAATCAAGGTAACCCGGCTTTGGTATATCTGCTAAGCATGTTGCCAAGGGAAAAGGATCCGGAGTTTTTCTCCGCGCAACTTTCAAATCTAATGGTACAATATCCTCAACTGGAAGAGGCGAGGCAATTGAAAAAGGAATTTTTAGCTCAAAATGCTATAAAGAATGCGTTAAAAACAGGTAGTCCAATTCCTCACATCGCTTATAATGATCCCAATGGGAATAAAGTCGATATCAATTCCTTTAAGGGGAAATATGTGCTGATTGATTTCTGGGCAAGTTGGTGTGGGCCCTGTAGGAAAGCAATTCCGGAAATTAAAGAATTGTACAGTTTATATAAAGCACAGGGATTTGATGTGCTGAGTGTATCTATCGATACCGATAATGCTGCCTGGCGAAAGGCGATGTCAGAAGAAAATATGCCCTGGCAACAGGTTCTGAGTCCCGATAAAAATCAAACAATGGCTAGCTTTATGATTGTTGGTATACCCACACTTTACCTGATTGACAGAGAAGGAAAGATTGTAGATAAGTATACCGGTTTCAGTTCCAAGCTGAAAACACAGCTTAGAGAAATTTTCAAAGAAAAGACATAA
- a CDS encoding PorP/SprF family type IX secretion system membrane protein, with protein sequence MKRYKLFFVLALTAGTTLVKAQLNPLSSQYYTNQYLINPAFAGSSEGLKLNGAYRKLWSNVPGSPLTQNLTADYGFGKVGIGLTVNNESAGLQRQTRIVGSYAYHLPLNENGHQLHFGVSLGFMSQRLENADIYGNPNDPMVGQYNDRKTYLDGDFGIAYTSGKLNVQASVPNLKSVLKKDVIKLADVATFYTAASYKIQLSEGPEGMDMEPKVAYRGVKGFDNIWDAGTQFSIANRQVFLLAMYHSTKNATFGLGMDFRKKYLVSGTYTTQTSALSSYTNGSFELNLRLNLSK encoded by the coding sequence ATGAAACGATATAAATTATTTTTTGTGCTTGCCTTAACGGCAGGAACAACCTTGGTAAAAGCACAGTTGAACCCTTTGTCCTCACAATATTATACCAACCAGTATCTGATCAATCCTGCTTTTGCGGGCAGTAGTGAAGGACTGAAACTGAACGGAGCTTACCGTAAGCTTTGGAGTAATGTACCGGGATCGCCTTTGACGCAAAACCTGACGGCCGATTATGGTTTCGGGAAAGTGGGTATAGGGCTTACTGTTAACAATGAAAGTGCGGGTTTGCAGCGGCAGACCAGGATAGTGGGCAGTTATGCTTATCACCTGCCTTTGAATGAGAACGGACATCAATTGCATTTTGGGGTATCTTTGGGTTTTATGAGCCAGCGTCTGGAAAATGCAGACATTTATGGCAATCCGAACGATCCTATGGTAGGGCAGTACAATGACCGCAAAACTTACCTGGACGGAGACTTCGGGATTGCTTATACTTCAGGTAAACTGAATGTTCAGGCCTCGGTTCCGAATCTGAAAAGTGTATTGAAAAAAGATGTGATCAAGCTGGCGGATGTGGCTACTTTTTATACTGCGGCGAGTTACAAGATTCAGCTGAGTGAAGGTCCTGAGGGTATGGATATGGAGCCTAAGGTGGCTTACCGTGGGGTGAAGGGCTTTGACAACATCTGGGACGCCGGTACACAGTTCAGCATTGCAAACAGGCAGGTGTTTTTACTGGCGATGTACCACAGTACCAAAAATGCAACCTTTGGTTTGGGCATGGATTTCAGGAAGAAGTACCTGGTCAGCGGGACTTATACCACCCAGACTTCGGCACTGAGCAGCTATACCAATGGCAGTTTTGAGCTGAACCTGAGGTTGAACCTGAGTAAATAA